One genomic region from Yarrowia lipolytica chromosome 1C, complete sequence encodes:
- a CDS encoding uncharacterized protein (Compare to YALI0C19690g:2, some similarities with uniprot|O74942 Schizosaccharomyces pombe Putative cyclophilin-type peptidyl-prolyl cis-trans isomerase protein) produces MFFIYPSLLGIKMVSIRNNKIVRMYGYTDDLRFSQVFLLHTNFEVSIEASSAKNQLLDELWNSDAVLDANNEMEESSKKEEKDGELKSASRVVLHTNLGHRRYPVPSSCAQNLCQLLRVVSN; encoded by the exons ATGTTCTTTATCTATCCGTCGCTTTTGGGAATCAAGATGGTGTCGATCCGAAACAACAAGATTGTTCGAATGTATGGCTACACGGACGATCTGCGGTTCTCTCAGGTGTTTCTGTTGCATACCAACTTTGAGGTGTCCATTGAAGCCTCTTCGGCGAAGAACCAGCTCCTGGATGAGTTATGGAACTCGGATGCAGTCTT AGATGCAAATaacgagatggaggaaagttccaagaaggaggaaaaagacGGAGAGCTCAAATCGGCATCTAGAGTTGTCTTGCACACGAATCTGGGACACCGCCGCTACCCTGTTCCCTCAAGCTGCGCCCAAAACCTGTGCCAACTTCTCAGAGTTGTGTCCAATTGA
- a CDS encoding uncharacterized protein (Compare to YALI0C19646g:2, similar to uniprot|Q12335 Saccharomyces cerevisiae YDR032c PST2), with the protein MVKIAIIYYSTWGHVRTLAEAIKRGIVAAGGQADIFRIPETLDEATLKALHAPGPANDPVMTPEVLATYDAFLFGVPTRFGNMPAQWKSFWDATGGLWASGALHGKYAGFFVSTGTPGGGQEVTVLNCLSVVAHHGLIYVPLGYKNTFALQTNLQEVHGGSPWGAGAYAASDGSRQPSKLELDMHEGQGKAFYETVSKVKF; encoded by the coding sequence atggTCAAGATCGCTATCATCTACTACTCCACCTGGGGCCACGTCCGAACCCTCGCCGAGGCCATCAAGCGAGGCATTGTTGCCGCCGGTGGCCAGGCTGACATCTTCCGAATCCCCGAGACCCTTGACGAGGCCACCCTCAAGGCTCTCCACGCCCCCGGCCCTGCCAATGACCCCGTCATGACCCCCGAGGTTCTGGCAACCTACGACGCCTTCCTGTTTGGCGTTCCCACTCGATTTGGAAACATGCCTGCCCAGTGGAAGTCCTTCTGGGACGCTACCGGTGGTCTCTGGGCCTCCGGCGCCCTCCACGGCAAGTATGCTGGCTTCTTTGTCTCCACCGGAACCCCCGGAGGAGGACAGGAGGTGACTGTTCTCAACTGCCTGTCTGTTGTGGCTCACCACGGCCTCATCTACGTTCCTCTGGGCTACAAGAACACCTTTGCCCTACAGACCAACCTCCAGGAGGTCCACGGTGGCTCTCCTTGGGGAGCTGGAGCCTACGCAGCTTCTGATGGTTCTCGACAGCCTTCCAAGCTCGAGCTCGACATGCACGAGGGCCAGGGCAAGGCTTTCTACGAGACCGTTTCCAAGGTCAAGTTTTAA
- a CDS encoding uncharacterized protein (Compare to YALI0C19712g:2, similar to uniprot|P40009 Saccharomyces cerevisiae YER005w YND1 Yeast Nucleoside Diphosphatase P2.423.f2.1): MAPSKRRYGVVVDAGSSGSRVFIYSWEDALLQQKNLGQLSLLEQNSVTKLHSEKEWKKKIFPGVSSFAGRSRDELWSEHVKPLVDHVMDHVPKSAIPSTPIFFLATAGMRLLDEPVREHLLNTVCELLATNTGFYLGAGGCAKRPNVEIIDGEVEGLYGWLGLNYLAGSLVSKVEGLKSRDLRLPLGESQDLASLQSRDELADVKNPHDESRLSESSTLGFMDMGGASAQIAFVPNATETARHLDDLYQVRLRSVNGQLQEWNVFVSTWLGFGANEARRRYLETLPAVEGIISDPCLMKGLTMNYGDFKVIGGGDFSACMANASPLLMKHLPCTDHPCLFNGVHAPALDFSMTKFIGISEYWYTSADIFGLREEDYNFHVFSHKTQEYCSRDWDDIVAESEEGGFNKISRDKLQVACFKATWVLTILHEGFGVPIGPMIGEESEDPTDTPFVSPFKSLETFDDQELSWTLGKMVLYSSSQVPPAKNSDDREVGVGYVPSMLDGSTIVIPGGEGRTSEDIGFLSLPLVFLLVIAFGVVYFLLGKTKVTGGIINQFSRLTQRLRWKKTLESVDLESGPVVPPTCRSSSALDLSEMRSNTPRLQTSQSSINIPTTGRFKGLGMNSRAPSRSSSATRLAE; this comes from the coding sequence ATGGCCCCCTCGAAAAGACGATATGGAGTTGTTGTGGACGCGGGCTCGTCCGGATCAAGAGTCTTTATCTACTCGTGGGAAGACGCGCTTTTGCAGCAGAAAAACCTCGGCCAGCTGTCGCTTCTGGAACAGAACAGCGTGACAAAGTTGCACTCGGAAAAGGaatggaagaagaagatcttCCCTGGAGTCAGCAGTTTCGCTGGGAGATCGCGTGACGAGCTGTGGAGCGAGCACGTCAAACCTCTCGTGGATCATGTGATGGATCATGTCCCCAAGTCTGCTATTCCTTCTACACCCATCTTCTTTCTGGCTACTGCGGGCATGCGACTTTTGGATGAGCCTGTTCGAGAACATCTACTAAACACAGTGTGCGAGCTGTTGGCGACAAACACGGGCTTTTATCTTGGTGCCGGTGGCTGTGCTAAGCGTCCCAACGTGGAAATCATTGACGGAGAAGTGGAAGGGCTTTATGGATGGCTGGGTTTGAACTACCTCGCAGGTAGTTTGGTGTCCAAGGTGGAAGGGCtaaagtcacgtgatctgagGTTGCCGTTAGGTGAATCACAGGACCTGGCCTCTCtgcagtcacgtgacgagcTGGCTGACGTCAAGAACCCTCATGACGAGTCTCGGTTGTCTGAATCGTCCACCCTCGGGTTCATGGATATGGGAGGAGCTTCAGCTCAGATTGCCTTTGTTCCGAACGCAACAGAAACCGCTCGGCATCTGGATGACTTGTATCAGGTCAGATTACGCAGTGTCAACGGCCAGCTGCAAGAGTGGAACGTGTTTGTATCGACCTGGCTTGGTTTTGGAGCTAATGAAGCTCGTAGACGGTACCTTGAGACGTTACCGGCCGTTGAAGGGATCATTTCCGACCCTTGTTTGATGAAGGGACTGACAATGAACTACGGAGATTTCAAGGttattggaggaggtgactTCTCAGCGTGTATGGCTAATGCCTCCCCTCTGTTGATGAAACATTTGCCATGTACAGACCATCCTTGTTTGTTTAACGGTGTGCATGCCCCCGCTCTGGATTTCTCCATGACCAAATTCATTGGTATTTCCGAGTATTGGTATACCTCTGCAGATATTTTTGGACTCAGAGAAGAGGACTACAACTTCCACGTCTTCTCCCACAAGACTCAGGAGTATTGTTCACGAGACTGGGACGACATTGTTGCTGAGAGTGAAGAGGGAGGATTTAACAAGATCTCTCGTGACAAGCTACAGGTGGCCTGTTTCAAGGCTACTTGGGTTCTGACGATTTTGCACGAGGGATTTGGTGTTCCTATCGGTCCCATGATTGGCGAGGAATCTGAGGATCCCACAGACACGCCATTTGTGTCGCCGTTCAAGAGCTTGGAGACCTTTGATGACCAAGAATTGTCGTGGACACTAGGAAAAATGGTTCTTTACTCGTCCTCACAGGTTCCTCCCGCCAAGAACTCCGACGATCGAGAGGTTGGGGTAGGATACGTGCCTAGCATGCTGGATGGAAGCACTATTGTGATTCCTGGTGGCGAAGGGCGAACTTCTGAAGACATTGGTTTCTTGTCTCTGCCTCTCGTGTTTCTGTTGGTGATAGCTTTCGGAGTCGTGTACTTCCTACTTGGCAAAACCAAGGTCACTGGAGGCATTATCAATCAGTTCTCTCGCCTTACACAGCGACTGCgatggaagaagacgcTCGAGAGTGTCGATCTTGAGAGTGGTCCTGTTGTGCCCCCTACATGTCGATCGTCGTCGGCTCTGGACCTTTCTGAGATGAGAAGCAATACTCCACGGCTGCAGACTTCACAATCCAGCATCAACATTCCTACCACAGGGCGATTCAAGGGTCTTGGAATGAACAGTAGGGCTCCTAGTAGAAGCTCTTCTGCCACTAGACTTGCGGAGTAA
- a CDS encoding uncharacterized protein (Compare to YALI0C19682g:2, similar to CA0795|IPF15641 Candida albicans IPF15641 unknown function), translated as MQLPKKRKLDNTLVTSPHPLEIRPEGNVLLLTNEERKRAFEARKNSLGALVVFPDTLLYSIVGEIGDAESIRNFGFASKFCYAFAWQDELWKELFVEDERQIKEWKGTWRRSYWGLSRDQEARVKCSIIEPGSTASGDSIKTYLYSDLLYRPFQCSQVDFESYIKRGLSQLKKHTNLDIERISEPLTEEQFQAKSDQPFILTEEYPRGDGNEQCSWTESRDLFSVAKLVEKFGHVIFRQECVDWPLGVYEGYMKDNVDESPLYLFDCRSQVMKGKLGEADGDTAEKKPFRSTYIDPYIPSIFKTDLFTLCGSARPDYSWMIIGPRNSGSTFHKDPNSTCAWNSILKGAKYWVMFPPNVTPPGIYTDGEESEVTSPCSLAEWFLGGFYNDVVMEGLTQQDDGTGNFSPPFLHGMCQEGETMYVPAGWWHMVVNVCDAECVAVTQNFIPRGQKLVEALKFLRDKPDQISGFQCEKVALWADKLGVPDAPIYDLFVKVLEESEYKGDLESALEKLPKKKEEKKNVWQELTEDKDMGFSFGFA; from the coding sequence ATGCAGCTACCGAAGAAACGAAAGCTGGACAACACTCTGGTGACCTCTCCACATCCCCTGGAGATCCGTCCCGAGGGAAATGTGCTCTTATTAACTAACGAAGAACGAAAACGAGCTTTTGAAGCGCGCAAAAACAGCCTGGGTGCACTGGTAGTCTTTCCTGACACTCTACTTTACTCCATTGTCGGTGAAATTGGAGACGCCGAATCCATTCGAAATTTCGGCTTTGCCTCTAAATTCTGCTACGCCTTTGCCTGGCAGGACgagctgtggaaggagctgtttgtggaggaTGAACGACAGATCAAGGAATGGAAGGGGACCTGGAGACGAAGCTATTGGGGtctttcacgtgaccaggaGGCTCGTGTCAAGTGCTCTATCATTGAGCCTGGTTCTACAGCGTCTGGTGACTCTATCAAGACGTATCTTTACTCTGATCTTCTCTACCGACCATTCCAGTGCTCACAAGTGGACTTTGAATCGTACATCAAGAGAGGTCTTAGTCAACTCAAGAAACACACAAATCTCGACATTGAACGTATTAGTGAACCATTAACTGAGGAACAGTTCCAAGCCAAGTCAGACCAACCGTTTATCCTTACTGAGGAATATCCTCGAGGAGACGGCAACGAACAGTGCTCGTGGAcggagtcacgtgatttgtTCAGTGTGGCGAAACTCGTGGAGAAGTTTGGCCACGTGATTTTCCGTCAGGAGTGCGTCGACTGGCCTCTTGGGGTCTATGAGGGTTATATGAAGGACAATGTTGATGAGTCTCCTTTGTATCTGTTTGATTGTCGCTCTCAGGTTATGAAGGGCAAGTTAGGGGAAGCTGATGGTGATactgctgagaagaagccctTCCGATCGACATATATTGACCCCTATATTCCCTCCATTTTCAAGACTGATCTGTTCACTCTATGTGGATCTGCTCGCCCGGACTACTCGTGGATGATCATTGGGCCTCGAAATTCCGGCTCCACCTTCCACAAAGACCCCAACTCGACCTGTGCTTGGAACTCGATTCTTAAGGGCGCCAAGTATTGGGTCATGTTTCCTCCAAATGTCACTCCTCCTGGAATTTACActgatggagaagaatCAGAGGtgacttctccttgttctctGGCTGAGTGGTTTCTGGGAGGCTTTTACAATGATGTCGTCATGGAAGGACTGACTCAGCAAGATGATGGAACAGGGAActtctctcctccttttctgCATGGTATGTGTCAGGAAGGAGAGACCATGTATGTCCCTGCAGGCTGGTGGCATATGGTGGTCAATGTTTGCGATGCAGAGTGTGTTGCTGTGACTCAGAACTTCATTCCTCGGGGTCAGAAGCTCGTGGAAGCACTCAAGTTCCTTAGAGACAAACCTGACCAGATCTCTGGTTTCCAATGTGAGAAGGTGGCGTTGTGGGCTGACAAGCTAGGCGTTCCAGATGCTCCTATTTACGACCTGTTTGTCAAAgtgttggaggagtctgagtACAAGGGAGACTTGGAGAGTGCATTGGAGAAGCTGCCTaagaaaaaggaggagaagaagaatgTCTGGCAGGAGCTGACTGAGGACAAAGACATGGGATTTAGTTTTGGTTTTGCTTAA
- a CDS encoding uncharacterized protein (Compare to YALI0C19668g:2, similar to uniprot|Q12335 Saccharomyces cerevisiae YDR032c PST2) produces MPKIAILIYSTYGHIAELARKEAEGVKAAGGQVDLYQVEETLSEEILKYMKAPGQPHDFKVLTPADVEVLTGYDGFLFGIPSRFGSFPAQWKTFWDATGGLWATGGLHGKYVGQFVSSGTQGGGQEVLPRNTLSIYVHHGMNYVPLGYKDTFAEQTNLEEVHGGSPWGAGTFADSDGSRTPSPLEEKVAFTQGKVFTEVLIKAEGGAAGATNGVQNGAQQKTLDPKAGGATGNDVTGGEAAAAAGVGAGAGAVGAGAGAVGAGAAPAAGAGAAPPADAATATNTGTTAATGAATTEKGAAGTAGASTGAAANTTTAKPTAAASKPATTEKAAGAKKTNPAKDVKEEKSKCCGICTIM; encoded by the coding sequence ATGCCCAAAATCGCAATTCTCATCTACTCCACATACGGCCACATTGCCGAATTGGCCCgcaaggaggccgagggAGTCAAGGCCGCCGGAGGCCAGGTCGACCTCTaccaggtggaggagacgcTGTCGgaggagattctcaagTACATGAAGGCTCCCGGCCAGCCTCACGATTTCAAGGTTCTGACCCCCGCCGACGTGGAGGTGCTCACGGGCTACGACGGGTTTCTGTTTGGAATCCCCAGCAGATTCGGTTCGTTCCCTGCCCAGTGGAAGACCTTCTGGGACGCTACCGGCGGTCTGTGGGCCACCGGAGGCCTCCACGGCAAGTACGTGGGTCAATTCGTCAGCAGTGGCACCCAGGGAGGAGGCCAGGAGGTACTTCCCCGAAACACCCTCTCCATCTATGTCCACCACGGCATGAACTACGTGCCTCTGGGCTACAAGGACACCTTTGCCGAGCAGACCAACCTCGAGGAGGTACATGGAGGCTCTCCCTGGGGAGCAGGCACATTTGCCGATTCGGACGGCTCGCGAACCCCCTCTCCtcttgaggagaaggtcgCCTTCACCCAGGGTAAGGTTTTCACCGAGGTGCTGATCAAGGCTGAGGGAGGAGCTGCCGGTGCTACTAACGGCGTCCAGAACGGCGCCCAGCAGAAGACTCTCGACCCCAaggctggaggagccacTGGAAACGATGTCACTGGAGGAGAGgctgccgccgccgctggtgtgggagctggagctggagctgtcggagctggagctggagctgtcggagctggagctgcacCCGCTGccggagctggagctgcaccccctgctgatgctgccaCTGCTACAAACACAGGTACCACCGCGGCCACCGGCGCGGCCACTACCGAGAAGGGTGCTGCAGGCACCGCGGGTGCTTCGACCGGTGCCGCTGCCAACACCACTACCGCCAAGCCCACCGCAGCAGCATCTAAGCCTGCCACAAccgagaaggctgctggtgccaagaagaccaacCCGGCCAAGGACGTtaaggaggagaagagcaagTGCTGTGGAATCTGCACTATTATGTag